The following are encoded together in the Acidobacteriota bacterium genome:
- the hisH gene encoding imidazole glycerol phosphate synthase subunit HisH, giving the protein MITIVDYAINNLHSVQNAFRSLKIPSQISQDPETIRGARKLILPGVGAFGDAMENLRARKLVELLREKAADGTPLLGLCLGLQLLFSESEEFGSVAGLGCIPGRVKRLPPEVQVPHIGWNQLHLQRSDPLLEGVAEGSFVYFVHSYYADPVDAGHVVATTDYGIDFTAVTRMGNVWATQFHPEKSQDVGLRILRNFAAL; this is encoded by the coding sequence ATGATCACCATCGTTGATTACGCCATCAACAATCTTCACAGTGTGCAGAACGCCTTTCGCAGCCTGAAGATTCCGTCACAGATCAGCCAGGATCCCGAAACGATCCGAGGCGCACGCAAGCTGATCCTGCCGGGAGTGGGCGCCTTCGGGGATGCGATGGAGAATCTTCGCGCCAGGAAGCTGGTGGAACTGCTGAGGGAAAAAGCAGCCGACGGAACCCCCCTGCTGGGACTGTGCCTGGGTCTCCAGCTGCTGTTCAGCGAGAGCGAGGAGTTCGGATCGGTCGCCGGGCTGGGCTGCATTCCGGGGAGGGTCAAGAGGCTGCCGCCGGAAGTGCAGGTTCCCCACATCGGCTGGAATCAGTTGCACCTGCAGAGGTCCGATCCCCTGCTGGAGGGAGTGGCCGAGGGCAGTTTCGTCTATTTCGTCCATTCCTACTATGCCGATCCCGTTGACGCCGGCCACGTTGTAGCCACCACCGACTACGGCATCGACTTCACGGCCGTGACCCGAATGGGTAACGTGTGGGCGACCCAATTCCATCCTGAAAAGAGCCAGGACGTCGGCTTGCGCATCCTCAGG
- the hisB gene encoding imidazoleglycerol-phosphate dehydratase HisB gives MNNQRTSEVSRRTTETDISVRLNLDGEGASQVSTGIHFFDHMLILMAKHGLFDLEVRCQGDLEVDGHHTVEDVGIALGQAFDRALGTKEGITRYGMAYVPMDEALGRAVVDYSGRPFLVCKVAFPAEKVGELNTELVEEFFRALAVHGRMNLHIEILYGKNSHHMAEAMFKSAGRALSLAAARNPAVKGVPSTKGVL, from the coding sequence TTGAACAATCAACGGACATCTGAAGTATCCCGCAGAACCACTGAAACCGATATTTCCGTCAGGTTGAACCTGGATGGAGAGGGAGCCTCCCAGGTTTCGACAGGGATTCACTTCTTCGACCACATGTTGATCCTGATGGCCAAGCACGGCTTGTTCGACCTCGAGGTGCGCTGCCAGGGAGACCTGGAGGTGGACGGCCACCACACCGTCGAGGACGTGGGAATCGCTCTGGGGCAAGCCTTCGACCGGGCCCTGGGCACCAAGGAGGGCATCACCCGCTATGGTATGGCCTATGTCCCCATGGATGAAGCCCTGGGGCGGGCCGTGGTGGACTATTCCGGGCGCCCCTTCCTGGTCTGCAAGGTTGCGTTTCCGGCCGAAAAAGTCGGCGAGCTCAACACCGAGTTGGTGGAGGAATTCTTCCGTGCCCTGGCGGTTCACGGGAGAATGAATCTCCACATCGAAATTCTCTACGGGAAGAACTCCCACCACATGGCCGAGGCCATGTTCAAATCGGCCGGTCGCGCGCTCTCCCTGGCGGCTGCCAGGAATCCGGCAGTCAAGGGCGTGCCCTCCACCAAGGGCGTTCTGTGA